The following coding sequences are from one Desulfovibrio psychrotolerans window:
- a CDS encoding 2-oxoacid:ferredoxin oxidoreductase subunit beta: MIDISVYGDYKTSWCPGCGNHDVLAALKQALAEMDLAPHQVAHVSGIGQAAKAPHYITINGFNGLHGRGLPPAQAIKLVNPELTVIAESGDGCNYGEGGNHFLAAIRRNVDMTLLAHDNQVYGLTKGQASPTTAEGQITKSQPDGVTNAPFNPIAVAVAMRANFVARAFSGNKPHLIKMIQAAIRHPGFAMVDIFSPCVSFNKVNTFGWYKQRCYELDANYDPTDWNAAMEKANEFGDRIPIGVIWKTDRKPLNERFAVCKHGPLGRQPVDLKALDAIMHSYI, translated from the coding sequence ATGATTGATATCAGCGTTTACGGCGACTACAAGACCTCGTGGTGTCCCGGCTGCGGCAACCATGACGTGCTGGCGGCGCTCAAACAGGCCCTTGCCGAGATGGATCTTGCCCCGCATCAGGTGGCGCATGTTTCCGGCATCGGGCAAGCTGCCAAGGCCCCGCACTATATCACTATCAATGGTTTCAACGGGTTGCATGGCCGTGGTCTGCCTCCTGCGCAGGCCATCAAACTGGTCAATCCGGAACTCACCGTCATTGCCGAAAGCGGCGATGGCTGCAACTACGGCGAGGGCGGCAACCACTTCCTCGCCGCCATCCGGCGCAATGTGGATATGACTCTGCTCGCCCACGACAATCAGGTCTACGGGCTGACCAAGGGACAAGCCAGCCCCACCACGGCGGAAGGACAGATCACCAAGTCGCAGCCCGATGGAGTGACCAACGCCCCCTTTAACCCCATTGCCGTGGCGGTGGCCATGCGGGCCAATTTTGTGGCGCGTGCGTTTTCCGGCAACAAGCCGCACCTGATCAAAATGATACAGGCTGCCATACGCCACCCCGGATTCGCCATGGTGGATATCTTCTCCCCGTGCGTCTCCTTCAACAAGGTGAATACCTTCGGCTGGTACAAGCAGCGCTGCTATGAGCTGGATGCGAACTATGATCCCACCGACTGGAATGCGGCCATGGAAAAGGCCAACGAATTCGGCGACCGCATCCCCATAGGCGTTATCTGGAAGACGGACCGCAAGCCTCTGAACGAGCGTTTTGCCGTGTGCAAGCATGGTCCGCTGGGCAGGCAGCCGGTCGACCTTAAGGCGTTGGACGCAATCATGCATTCCTACATCTGA
- a CDS encoding cytoplasmic protein encodes MHGETMRKVALFPFNGDVMCFIHVLLNALDMQEKGYGVKIVVEGSACTVIPAIADPHHFMHKLYIQTRDAGLIVGACRACSVKQRVDKAIEAEGIPLIGDMSGHPSMSQYMAAGYEIVTF; translated from the coding sequence ATGCACGGAGAAACCATGCGCAAGGTAGCCCTGTTTCCTTTTAACGGAGACGTGATGTGCTTTATCCACGTACTGCTCAACGCGCTGGATATGCAGGAAAAAGGCTATGGGGTGAAGATAGTGGTGGAGGGCAGCGCCTGTACGGTCATCCCCGCCATAGCGGACCCGCACCACTTCATGCATAAGCTGTATATACAGACCAGAGACGCGGGCCTTATCGTGGGAGCGTGCAGGGCGTGTTCCGTGAAGCAGCGGGTGGACAAAGCCATAGAGGCGGAAGGCATTCCCCTCATAGGCGACATGAGCGGGCATCCTTCCATGAGTCAGTATATGGCCGCAGGCTATGAAATAGTCACTTTTTAG
- the ispD gene encoding 2-C-methyl-D-erythritol 4-phosphate cytidylyltransferase: protein MQCWSIILAAGSGSRMAQAAGGVKKQFIRWNGAPLFWQSAVTLARVARLHGLVFVFPPSDMEEARAELEDLDRLRGLGLPWVVAEGGERRQDSVYNGLMALPEQCDTVLVHDAARPFLSPALVNRLLDALQDGAGGVIPVLPVTDTIKVVTGTHVVSTPVRDTLRAVQTPQGFNRATLSTAHQACRAHGWQVTDDALVLEQAGIPVVTVAGDPQNHKITHPEDLAMLGNRERDTVDGVSMLPVVGWGYDVHRYGTGRPMKLGGVPIPGAPEVVAHSDGDVLLHALTDALLGCMGGGDIGEHFPDTAAEFDNIESGILLNEVYDQLLQQGIVVTHVDVTVIAQVPKVSPWKPHIRKNLCRLLKLAPEQVNVKATTEEKLGFTGEKKGIKAVATVTAMRPVRAASPQGTGQEG from the coding sequence ATGCAGTGTTGGTCCATCATTCTTGCGGCGGGCAGCGGTAGCCGTATGGCTCAGGCCGCAGGCGGCGTGAAGAAACAGTTTATCCGCTGGAACGGTGCCCCCCTGTTCTGGCAGTCTGCCGTTACCCTTGCCCGCGTGGCACGTCTGCACGGCCTTGTTTTTGTCTTCCCGCCAAGCGACATGGAAGAAGCTCGCGCGGAACTGGAAGATCTGGACCGCCTGCGCGGGCTGGGACTGCCGTGGGTTGTTGCGGAAGGTGGCGAGCGCAGGCAGGATTCTGTATACAACGGCCTGATGGCTCTGCCCGAGCAGTGCGACACCGTGCTCGTTCACGATGCCGCGCGTCCCTTTCTTTCTCCCGCGCTGGTTAACCGCCTACTGGACGCGCTTCAGGACGGAGCCGGTGGCGTTATTCCCGTTCTGCCTGTCACGGACACCATCAAGGTTGTTACCGGGACGCACGTTGTTTCCACCCCTGTGCGCGATACCTTGCGCGCGGTGCAGACCCCGCAGGGATTTAACCGTGCAACGCTCAGCACCGCACACCAAGCCTGCCGTGCGCATGGCTGGCAGGTGACGGATGATGCCTTGGTACTGGAACAGGCGGGGATACCCGTTGTCACCGTTGCCGGCGACCCGCAAAACCACAAAATCACCCACCCGGAGGACCTTGCCATGCTCGGAAACAGGGAGCGGGACACGGTGGACGGAGTTTCCATGCTGCCCGTTGTGGGCTGGGGATATGACGTGCACCGTTACGGCACGGGACGCCCCATGAAGCTGGGCGGTGTGCCCATTCCCGGCGCGCCGGAGGTGGTGGCACATTCTGACGGGGACGTGCTGCTGCATGCGCTTACAGACGCCCTGCTGGGCTGCATGGGCGGAGGAGACATCGGGGAGCACTTTCCGGACACGGCGGCGGAGTTTGATAACATCGAAAGCGGCATTCTGCTGAACGAGGTGTACGATCAACTCCTGCAGCAAGGCATTGTGGTAACGCATGTTGATGTTACCGTGATCGCACAGGTGCCCAAAGTCTCTCCGTGGAAGCCGCACATCAGGAAAAACCTTTGCCGCCTGCTCAAGCTTGCTCCGGAACAGGTGAATGTGAAGGCCACCACGGAAGAAAAGCTCGGCTTTACCGGCGAGAAGAAAGGCATAAAGGCCGTGGCCACGGTGACAGCCATGCGCCCGGTACGGGCGGCTTCGCCGCAGGGAACAGGACAGGAGGGGTAG
- a CDS encoding zinc ribbon domain-containing protein yields MSLYLKQIEQLVALQRVDDEILVIARELKDAPSEVKILQERFDSLEEQRTRFVEKIEHLKEQEKRLGGEIENDALKVKKSKSKLMLVGNTKEYHAMMREMDNLEKVNRMREEEKLALAEELTRQQSGLEELDVDYSALKSDLEAKKASLQARIDEASKVIAKLNKKRDTACQEVPAPILSRYEFIRERLDNPVIVPVEAGVCNGCHIAIPPQSFIELQKGHQILSCPNCQRLIYWCEHFNECPANLSQSGQSAAQAKAEESAEA; encoded by the coding sequence TTGAGCCTGTATCTTAAGCAGATAGAACAGCTTGTAGCCCTGCAGAGGGTGGACGATGAAATCCTCGTCATTGCACGGGAACTGAAAGACGCGCCCAGCGAGGTCAAGATTCTCCAGGAACGCTTTGACAGCCTTGAAGAACAGCGAACCCGCTTTGTCGAAAAAATTGAACACCTGAAAGAACAGGAAAAACGCCTTGGCGGCGAAATAGAAAACGACGCCCTGAAGGTGAAGAAGAGCAAGTCCAAGCTCATGCTCGTGGGGAATACCAAAGAATACCACGCCATGATGCGCGAGATGGACAATCTTGAAAAAGTGAACCGCATGCGCGAAGAAGAAAAACTGGCGCTTGCGGAAGAACTGACCCGGCAGCAGTCCGGCCTGGAAGAACTGGATGTGGACTACAGCGCGCTGAAGAGCGATCTGGAAGCCAAGAAGGCCAGTCTGCAGGCACGCATTGACGAAGCCAGCAAGGTTATTGCCAAGCTCAACAAAAAGCGTGATACAGCCTGTCAGGAAGTGCCCGCCCCCATTCTCAGCAGATACGAGTTTATCCGCGAACGGCTGGACAACCCGGTCATCGTGCCTGTGGAAGCCGGGGTGTGCAACGGATGCCATATTGCCATTCCTCCGCAGAGCTTTATTGAACTGCAAAAGGGCCACCAGATTCTGAGCTGCCCCAACTGCCAGCGGCTCATTTACTGGTGCGAGCACTTTAATGAGTGCCCTGCCAATCTTTCGCAGAGCGGACAGAGCGCCGCGCAGGCTAAAGCGGAAGAATCCGCAGAGGCCTAA
- a CDS encoding Nif3-like dinuclear metal center hexameric protein, whose protein sequence is MKPLEIISTIEQTAVPAGAAAWDKCGVQVAGRRRSVKSIAVALDASLSTVERALAEGVDFILTHHPLSMQPKFLDVVDDHYRIVAALLESGVWLYSAHTTLDANPQGPVSWLADELHLTGRCVVEPVHREELEAFAFSVSAPDASGKPDEPDKLDKLDALTARWSLLPGVQTVRRTMGMVHMTCRKSCGAETRSAVEGDLGMRPVFLAALPEGEPRTLGFGCIGSLPEAMTLERFRDRLAQIIDRDYWVTCGQTPGTIATVAYCTGSGAGMADAAFRMGADVFITGDVKYHAALDSIGCLMDVGHFCLEEEMMRRFALHLGSALPGVDIYFLPAQDPMRLAVRGAR, encoded by the coding sequence ATGAAGCCGCTGGAAATTATTTCCACCATCGAACAGACCGCCGTTCCGGCGGGAGCAGCTGCATGGGATAAATGCGGCGTGCAGGTGGCGGGCAGGCGGCGATCCGTCAAATCCATCGCGGTTGCCCTTGATGCCTCGCTGAGCACGGTGGAACGCGCCCTTGCGGAAGGGGTGGATTTCATCCTCACGCACCATCCCCTTTCCATGCAGCCCAAATTTCTTGATGTGGTGGACGACCACTACCGCATTGTGGCCGCCCTGCTGGAATCCGGCGTGTGGCTGTATAGTGCCCACACCACGCTGGATGCGAACCCGCAGGGGCCTGTGAGCTGGCTGGCCGATGAACTGCATCTGACCGGCCGTTGCGTTGTGGAACCGGTGCACAGGGAAGAACTGGAGGCATTTGCCTTTTCCGTTTCTGCCCCGGATGCTTCCGGCAAGCCGGATGAGCCGGATAAGCTGGATAAGCTGGATGCCCTGACAGCCCGCTGGAGCCTGCTGCCCGGAGTGCAGACCGTGCGCCGCACAATGGGCATGGTGCATATGACTTGCCGCAAATCCTGCGGAGCGGAAACCCGCTCTGCCGTGGAAGGCGATCTGGGCATGCGGCCTGTATTCCTTGCCGCCCTGCCGGAAGGCGAACCCCGCACGCTGGGGTTCGGATGCATAGGCTCACTGCCGGAAGCCATGACGTTAGAACGATTCCGCGACAGGCTTGCCCAGATCATAGATCGTGACTATTGGGTAACCTGCGGGCAGACTCCCGGTACCATAGCCACGGTGGCGTATTGCACAGGATCTGGCGCGGGCATGGCGGATGCCGCCTTCCGCATGGGGGCGGACGTGTTCATCACCGGCGATGTGAAATACCACGCGGCTCTGGACTCTATAGGCTGCCTGATGGACGTTGGCCATTTCTGCCTTGAGGAAGAAATGATGCGGCGGTTTGCCCTGCATCTCGGAAGCGCCCTTCCCGGCGTTGATATTTATTTCCTGCCCGCGCAGGATCCCATGCGCCTTGCCGTGCGCGGCGCACGTTAA
- a CDS encoding NAD(P)/FAD-dependent oxidoreductase, whose amino-acid sequence MSENNNIPLAIIGAGPAGLSAGIYTARAGINTLIFGSEPKVAGDYDIDNYFGFHETITGRELITRGRMQAQRFGARITDAKVLSLHHGDNGGFRIHTDSGEYTACGIILATGVARVRPGIANLTDYEGKGVSYCVSCDGFFYKGRKVVVLGEGIYAANQALELLTYTPHVTICTQGGTLNMTEAFSKQLKTAGIPVLETRVTSLAGDNGLSSVTLQEGGSLEAEGLFIAMGEASSLDFAYSLGVERNGVFLVADNEQRTNIQGVFAAGDCTGGFMQIGVAVGEGAKAAKAAISYVKKLCA is encoded by the coding sequence ATGTCTGAAAACAACAATATCCCGCTGGCGATCATCGGTGCAGGTCCGGCTGGTTTATCGGCAGGTATCTACACAGCGCGGGCAGGAATCAACACCCTCATCTTCGGCAGCGAACCAAAGGTTGCCGGAGATTATGACATAGACAACTACTTCGGTTTTCATGAAACCATAACAGGCAGGGAACTCATTACCCGCGGCAGGATGCAGGCGCAGCGATTCGGTGCCAGAATAACGGACGCAAAGGTGCTTTCTCTGCACCATGGCGATAACGGAGGGTTCCGCATTCATACCGACAGCGGAGAATACACCGCCTGCGGTATCATCCTTGCCACCGGGGTGGCGCGCGTGCGTCCCGGCATTGCCAATCTGACAGACTACGAAGGCAAGGGGGTATCGTACTGCGTGAGCTGCGACGGCTTTTTCTACAAGGGCCGCAAGGTTGTGGTACTGGGTGAAGGCATTTATGCCGCCAATCAGGCGCTGGAACTGCTCACTTACACACCGCATGTGACCATATGCACGCAGGGCGGAACGCTGAACATGACCGAGGCTTTCAGCAAGCAGCTCAAGACGGCCGGGATTCCGGTTCTTGAAACACGGGTGACGTCTCTTGCGGGGGATAACGGCCTTTCTTCGGTGACGTTGCAGGAAGGCGGCTCTTTGGAGGCGGAGGGCCTGTTCATTGCCATGGGTGAAGCCTCTTCACTGGACTTTGCTTATTCACTGGGTGTGGAGCGCAATGGTGTTTTTCTGGTGGCTGACAATGAGCAACGCACCAATATTCAAGGAGTTTTTGCCGCAGGCGACTGCACGGGTGGCTTTATGCAGATAGGGGTTGCCGTGGGTGAAGGGGCTAAAGCCGCCAAAGCCGCCATATCCTATGTAAAAAAGCTCTGCGCCTAA
- a CDS encoding protein phosphatase CheZ, with protein sequence MRAHDQMVEAVMERVSAQVAESIKDVITNTVEQALTTNLTRALLESEFYRRISEDMRDGLQSIYKEISSAAKKENGGPEASPQAQTNQLFSEASMQLDEVRVTLEEATGKIMDVLELQMVLRTKAASHLKDLSARYANDKDVKALLTLEDNLGNSLTDIMTHLSFQDLTGQRIKRIINAIQRIEATVLDLYLSTGLIIKAREENPEEDFDALEAKSKQKVSELKGPTRDASQNDVDDLLAQLGLG encoded by the coding sequence ATGCGAGCACACGACCAGATGGTAGAAGCCGTCATGGAACGCGTTTCCGCGCAGGTGGCGGAAAGCATAAAGGACGTTATCACGAATACTGTGGAGCAGGCCCTTACCACCAACCTGACCCGCGCGTTGCTTGAAAGCGAATTTTACCGCCGAATCAGCGAAGACATGCGCGATGGGCTGCAATCCATCTACAAAGAGATATCTTCTGCCGCCAAAAAGGAAAACGGCGGCCCGGAAGCAAGCCCTCAGGCTCAGACCAACCAGTTGTTCAGCGAAGCTTCCATGCAACTGGACGAAGTTCGCGTGACGCTGGAAGAAGCCACCGGCAAAATTATGGATGTTCTGGAACTGCAGATGGTGCTGCGCACCAAGGCTGCCTCGCACCTGAAGGACCTGAGTGCCCGGTACGCAAATGATAAAGATGTTAAGGCATTGCTGACACTGGAAGACAATCTTGGCAACAGCCTGACCGACATTATGACGCACCTGAGCTTTCAGGATCTTACCGGACAGCGCATCAAGCGCATCATCAACGCCATTCAGCGCATTGAGGCAACGGTTCTGGACCTGTATCTTTCCACGGGACTCATCATCAAGGCACGGGAAGAAAACCCGGAAGAAGATTTTGACGCACTGGAAGCCAAGTCCAAGCAGAAGGTATCTGAACTGAAAGGCCCCACCCGAGACGCCTCGCAGAACGATGTGGATGACCTGCTTGCCCAGCTTGGTCTGGGGTAG
- a CDS encoding PilZ domain-containing protein, translated as MDKRSFSRIRLFMKGRMRLLASETESPRFSGFTLPDAPVDAKSLAQSHIPEVLVSFLLDFDAKLNAVLAHIKQDVLQEDFPLRAEILELSGAGVRCVDSGDLNEGDLVEMVLFLSEFPLRVAGAMGRVLRKEADGTGRPVCAVEFFRIREDDLEKIVQHVFVEERRQIRTMRLED; from the coding sequence ATGGATAAAAGATCGTTTTCCCGCATCAGGCTCTTCATGAAAGGCCGGATGCGCCTGCTCGCCTCCGAAACGGAGTCTCCCCGGTTTTCCGGCTTTACGCTGCCCGATGCTCCTGTGGATGCCAAGTCACTTGCCCAGTCGCACATCCCGGAAGTGCTGGTTTCGTTTCTGCTTGATTTTGACGCCAAACTGAACGCAGTGCTCGCCCATATAAAACAGGATGTGCTTCAGGAGGACTTTCCGCTGCGCGCGGAGATTCTGGAACTGAGCGGAGCCGGCGTACGGTGCGTGGACTCGGGAGACCTGAATGAGGGAGACCTTGTGGAAATGGTACTCTTTCTCAGCGAATTTCCCCTGCGCGTGGCTGGTGCCATGGGCAGGGTGCTGCGCAAGGAAGCCGACGGGACAGGCCGCCCTGTCTGCGCCGTGGAGTTTTTCCGCATCCGTGAGGATGATCTGGAAAAAATTGTTCAGCACGTCTTTGTGGAAGAGCGGCGTCAAATCCGCACCATGCGGCTGGAAGACTGA
- a CDS encoding NIL domain-containing protein codes for MTSKHFRKNIHLTFPPDVSGNPVVCNLTRLYDLSFNILKAQITPRKEGYMTLELIGSEENYRKGVEYLADNGIRVAPVAQRISRDEESCMHCGMCTAICPNSSLCMDREMRVVLFDKERCTACGMCVRICPVNAMSVETENGPW; via the coding sequence ATGACCAGCAAGCACTTCAGGAAAAACATACACCTCACCTTCCCGCCGGATGTTTCTGGCAACCCCGTTGTCTGCAACCTGACGCGGCTGTATGATCTGAGCTTCAATATCCTTAAGGCGCAGATTACGCCCCGCAAGGAAGGGTATATGACCCTTGAGCTTATCGGGTCTGAAGAGAATTACCGCAAAGGTGTGGAGTATCTTGCGGATAACGGCATACGGGTGGCTCCCGTGGCGCAACGCATCTCGCGCGATGAAGAATCGTGCATGCACTGTGGCATGTGCACGGCCATCTGTCCCAACAGCTCCCTGTGCATGGACAGGGAGATGCGCGTAGTGCTGTTTGACAAAGAACGCTGCACGGCATGCGGCATGTGCGTGCGCATATGCCCTGTTAATGCCATGAGCGTGGAAACGGAAAACGGCCCCTGGTAG
- the ybgF gene encoding tol-pal system protein YbgF, with translation MHTFSRIFLVIFCLFLIPGCVNRSDLDVLEMRVADQDRQIRQMSQQLGQTSKQIEASRPEQADTWSEVQSMRSRLAAMEAQLEDMQMSSRQNEEMARKIDVVQRNVLNLDASIRAMASQLAIDLPMLQSPPAMQSSPAAPAADAAQAPAQAVQAQTPAQAPAFPAVPAVPGAADRNVLVAPDGTELVVNPGQAPRQAPQLPAQTEAATITPPGGQTPVAAPAQAVSEQQLYDAAFQAFNDRRYKDAVRMWEDFEKAFPKHNLIANSVFWQGESHYQMNDYGRAILAYQRVIDHHPKSDKYPSALLKQGISFVRMGKSEPGKVRLEELIKKFPKSPEAERAKKAIAEIK, from the coding sequence ATGCATACTTTTTCCCGTATCTTTCTGGTGATTTTCTGCCTGTTCCTTATTCCCGGCTGCGTGAACCGCAGTGATCTGGATGTGCTGGAAATGCGCGTGGCCGATCAGGACCGCCAGATCCGTCAGATGAGCCAGCAACTTGGGCAGACATCCAAGCAGATTGAAGCTTCACGCCCGGAGCAGGCCGACACATGGTCGGAGGTGCAGAGCATGCGTTCCCGCCTTGCCGCCATGGAAGCTCAGTTGGAAGACATGCAGATGAGTTCCAGACAGAATGAGGAGATGGCCCGCAAGATTGACGTGGTGCAGCGCAATGTGCTCAATCTGGACGCCTCCATCCGCGCTATGGCATCGCAGTTGGCCATAGACCTGCCCATGCTGCAAAGTCCTCCGGCCATGCAGAGCAGCCCGGCCGCACCCGCAGCCGATGCAGCACAGGCTCCTGCTCAGGCTGTACAGGCCCAGACCCCGGCACAGGCACCGGCTTTTCCCGCTGTTCCCGCTGTTCCCGGAGCTGCTGACCGCAATGTGCTGGTGGCACCGGACGGCACTGAGCTTGTTGTGAATCCCGGACAGGCTCCCCGGCAGGCACCTCAGCTTCCGGCACAGACGGAAGCCGCAACCATAACACCTCCCGGCGGACAGACACCGGTCGCAGCACCCGCACAGGCTGTTTCTGAACAGCAGTTGTATGACGCAGCCTTTCAGGCATTCAATGATCGCCGGTACAAGGATGCCGTGCGCATGTGGGAAGATTTTGAAAAAGCCTTTCCCAAGCACAATCTGATTGCCAACTCCGTTTTCTGGCAGGGCGAAAGTCATTATCAGATGAATGATTATGGCCGCGCCATTCTGGCCTACCAGCGCGTCATTGACCATCACCCCAAGAGCGACAAGTACCCTTCTGCCCTGCTCAAGCAGGGAATTTCCTTTGTCCGCATGGGCAAGTCGGAACCCGGCAAGGTGCGGCTTGAAGAACTGATCAAGAAATTCCCCAAATCCCCGGAAGCCGAACGCGCCAAAAAGGCCATTGCGGAAATCAAATAG
- a CDS encoding PLD nuclease N-terminal domain-containing protein, with product MKELFPILDLLQQDGGFSAVWLLALALPILPNLWCIWHAYKHEFSTPAEKYGWMLAGVFIPVAGGLLYLLFGWRRTRGLADWAKSPTRR from the coding sequence ATGAAAGAGTTATTTCCCATTCTGGACCTTTTGCAGCAGGACGGCGGGTTTTCCGCAGTCTGGCTGCTGGCGCTTGCGCTTCCCATTTTGCCGAATCTATGGTGTATTTGGCATGCGTATAAACATGAATTTTCCACTCCCGCAGAGAAGTACGGATGGATGCTGGCGGGAGTTTTCATTCCCGTTGCAGGTGGCCTGCTGTATCTGCTGTTCGGCTGGAGACGCACCCGCGGACTGGCCGACTGGGCAAAGAGCCCGACCAGACGGTAG
- the lspA gene encoding signal peptidase II, which translates to MRPYYKTIYGLGLFIMLLDQATKYWAVTTIPRYLTITIIPGFFNLVNVRNSGAAFGFLDNPNTEWQIWLFATAAIVAVVIIHLMGRTASCNTFAIGLGCILGGALGNLIDRIRLRAVIDFLDFHIGQYHWPAFNVADIGICVGTGLVLLTLIRQR; encoded by the coding sequence ATGCGCCCGTATTACAAGACCATATATGGCTTAGGCCTCTTCATCATGCTGCTGGACCAGGCGACCAAGTACTGGGCCGTGACCACCATTCCCCGCTATCTCACCATTACGATCATTCCCGGCTTTTTCAATCTGGTGAACGTGCGCAACAGCGGTGCGGCCTTCGGCTTTCTGGACAATCCGAATACCGAGTGGCAGATATGGCTCTTTGCCACTGCGGCCATTGTGGCCGTGGTTATCATTCACCTGATGGGGCGCACGGCATCGTGCAACACCTTTGCCATAGGTCTGGGCTGCATATTGGGAGGCGCGCTGGGCAACCTTATTGACCGGATACGGCTGCGGGCGGTGATTGATTTTTTGGACTTTCACATCGGCCAATATCACTGGCCCGCCTTTAACGTGGCGGACATAGGCATATGCGTGGGCACGGGATTGGTGCTGCTGACCCTTATCAGGCAACGCTGA